A single region of the Bicyclus anynana chromosome 14, ilBicAnyn1.1, whole genome shotgun sequence genome encodes:
- the LOC128198719 gene encoding uncharacterized protein LOC128198719 — MSKPSVSSPASKEQFRIKLLENKRDVIFACMQKMFDSAIQVESDNSKLSSLLHQASNIDTLRKEFETILDLYNEAQFNFDPNHNISYQSWTSFEDMHCFVKRVIHTHSNNKNENSEGHNTNHISNFPKSKSHLPPIDLMEFDGQLTRFPLFYQQFKNMVHDNPNLSKTEKVFYLVGRLKGKAALICSGLPATAENYPIIWESLIQKYDDPRSIACAYLNQLLQFKPLTNNNSNGLDSFITTFDSSVEALKQLNIDLTDFIFLHLATLKLDAETLRMFEIINRKKQIPTYKSLIEFVKEQSKAISRSDNTNLELHQNKSYTNKNNRSPPKPSTKSFVTTSNINSNSSCNLCKGNQHAHLYSCPSFMKLSPQERHIHVKSNNFCNRCLSTHHKTFNCSSQLNCKKCLSAFHHTALHFNQKDNNESKGAEYRKIESASCSNINNEETLNTEDSNHSISVCNVSYNSTDRIKTTTLLGTAKVKVCDKNNRTHLVRCLIDPASHKDYITIDCCKNLSLPINNLKNIVKVQGIGETSQNILGISEIKFKSRFNDEKEYIIRPLVVNKITSKLPNSRVDLTSIHDLIKDIPLADDDFSEPGPIEILLGVNMYCKLAKTNKISNKRNMPSAFETALGFVIMGEAPMVSKPLNNPAQCFLTTDCLDKLQEGPWPIKEPPSRKYLSPDKQKFKDKNTVSVVKREICKDELAFSTSSLNETVKITHEFLKTHNQVKNIGLHRLSAFNNFKFKVDKPKKVCSKRANLSNTARFFDI, encoded by the coding sequence ATGAGTAAACCAAGTGTTTCATCTCCTGCATCTAAAGAGCAATTCAGAATTAAATTGTTGGAAAACAAAAGAGACGTTATATTTGCCTGTATGCAAAAAATGTTTGATTCAGCGATACAGGTAGAATCTGATAATAGCAAACTATCTTCTTTATTACACCAAGCATCCAACATTGACACCTTGCGAAAGGAGTTCGAAACTATTTTGGACTTGTATAACGAGGctcaatttaattttgatcCAAATCATAATATAAGTTATCAGTCGTGGACCTCTTTTGAAGATATGCATTGTTTTGTCAAACGTGTTATACATACACACtcaaacaataaaaatgaaaattctgaAGGTCATAACACAAATCATATTTCTAATTTTCCTAAATCAAAATCTCATCTGCCTCCCATAGATTTAATGGAGTTTGACGGACAGCTAACAAGATTCCCTTTGTTCTACCAGCAGTTTAAGAATATGGTTCATGATAACCCAAATTTATCAAAAACCGAAAAGGTTTTCTACTTAGTTGGTAGGTTGAAAGGCAAGGCTGCCTTAATATGTTCAGGGTTGCCAGCTACGGCCGAAAATTACCCTATTATTTGGGAATCTTTAATACAGAAATATGACGATCCGCGTTCAATAGCTTGCGcatatttaaatcaattattacaatttaaaccgcttacaaataataattccaATGGCTTGGATAGTTTTATAACTACTTTTGATTCCTCAGTAGAGGCTCTCAAGCAGTTAAATATTGATCTTACagactttatatttttacatttggCCACGCTTAAATTAGATGCAGAGACATTGAGAATGTTTGAGATAATAAACCGCAAAAAACAAATTCCGACATATAAAAGTCTCATAGAATTTGTTAAGGAGCAAAGTAAGGCAATTTCTCGGTCAGACAATACGAACTTAGAATTACATCaaaataaatcttatactaATAAGAATAATAGATCACCGCCGAAACCATCTACTAAAAGTTTCGTAACCACtagtaatataaatagtaattCATCGTGTAATTTGTGTAAAGGTAATCAACATGCTCATCTTTATTCTTGTCCTTCTTTTATGAAATTGTCACCGCAAGAACGACATATACAtgttaaaagtaataatttttgtaatcgATGTTTATCTACTCATCATAAAACTTTCAACTGTTCTTCGCAATTAAATTGCAAGAAGTGTTTATCCGCATTTCATCATACCGCTTTACACTTTAATCAGAAAGATAATAACGAGTCTAAAGGAGCTGAGTATAGAAAAATTGAGTCAGCTTCCTGTTCCAACATTAATAATGAGGAAACTCTAAATACCGAAGATTCTAACCATTCAATTTCAGTCTGTAATGTTTCTTATAATTCTACTGACCGCATCAAAACCACAACTCTGTTGGGCACAGCAAAGGTGAAGGTATGTGACAAAAATAATCGCACTCATTTAGTGAGATGTTTAATAGACCCCGCTTCGCATAAAGATTATATTACAATAGATTGCTGTAAAAATCTTTCATTAccaataaataatctaaaaaatattgttaaggtACAAGGAATAGGTGAAACATCCCAAAATATATTAGGCATATCGgagattaaatttaaatctcGTTTCAATGACGAAAAGGAGTACATTATTCGACCATTAGTTGTCAATAAAATAACTTCTAAATTACCAAATTCACGTGTAGATTTAACTTCAATTCATGATCTAATTAAAGATATACCTTTAGCTGATGATGATTTCTCTGAGCCTGGACCTATTGAAATATTATTGGGTGTGAACATGTACTGTAAATTagcaaaaactaataaaataagtaataaaagaaatatgccTTCAGCTTTTGAAACTGCGCTAGGCTTCGTTATTATGGGCGAAGCTCCAATGGTTTCTAAACCTCTAAATAATCCCGCACAGTGTTTTCTTACTACAGACTGTTTAGATAAACTTCAAGAAGGACCTTGGCCAATAAAAGAGCCTCCTTCACGTAAATATTTAAGTcctgacaaacaaaaatttaaggaCAAAAATACCGTATCCGTAGTCAAAAGAGAAATCTGCAAGGATGAGTTAGCCTTTTCTACGTCATCCTTGAATGAAACGGTAAAAATAACTCACGAGTTTCTAAAAACCCACAACCAAGTTAAAAATATTGGTCTCCATCGGCTATCcgcatttaataattttaaatttaaggtTGACAAACCGAAAAAAGTTTGCTCAAAACGAGCTAATCTTTCGAATACCGCGCGTTTTTTTGACATTTAG